Proteins encoded together in one Psychrobacter sanguinis window:
- a CDS encoding pirin family protein, giving the protein MKTIVHKANTRGSADHGWLKSKHTFSFANYYNPERMGFGALRVINDDHVEGGMGFGTHPHRDMEIISIPTSGKLAHKDTIGTNGIIESGEIQVMSAGTGIAHSEMNGQPGEPVKFFQIWVMPNKQGVEPRYQQLKIADMLKPNEFGQILSPNPDDAGVWIHQDAWFHMGNLDKGVSASYDLKGNQHGVYAFVIEGKVKIGDKILETRDGMGIVDTKGFEVEALEGSRVLLMEVPM; this is encoded by the coding sequence ATGAAAACTATCGTACATAAAGCCAATACTCGTGGTAGCGCAGATCATGGCTGGTTAAAAAGCAAACACACTTTTAGCTTTGCAAACTACTACAATCCTGAGCGTATGGGATTTGGCGCATTACGTGTGATTAATGATGACCATGTCGAAGGGGGTATGGGTTTTGGTACTCACCCTCACCGTGATATGGAAATTATTTCAATTCCAACATCAGGTAAATTGGCTCACAAAGACACCATTGGTACTAACGGCATTATCGAAAGTGGTGAAATTCAAGTAATGTCAGCCGGTACTGGTATCGCACACAGTGAGATGAATGGCCAACCTGGTGAACCCGTTAAGTTTTTCCAAATTTGGGTAATGCCAAATAAACAAGGGGTTGAGCCTCGTTATCAACAGCTAAAAATAGCAGATATGTTGAAGCCTAATGAATTTGGTCAGATCTTATCGCCCAACCCAGATGATGCAGGCGTATGGATTCACCAAGATGCCTGGTTCCATATGGGCAACCTTGATAAAGGGGTGAGTGCTAGCTATGATCTAAAAGGGAACCAACATGGCGTCTATGCCTTTGTTATCGAAGGCAAAGTAAAAATCGGTGATAAAATTCTAGAAACTCGTGATGGTATGGGTATCGTGGATACCAAAGGCTTCGAGGTAGAAGCGCTAGAAGGCTCTCGTGTGTTACTAATGGAAGTTCCCATGTAG
- a CDS encoding DNA translocase FtsK, with product MITAPFIHTLKKIVFTLLAVLLSAFLFVILVTYTPNDPSWSRISSDMGQISNMGGAVGAWLSDLLYTFLGWPAWWLMAFLVYEAVCMWWHRDQASGPLRAIAYVFLLLASCGLLAVTPQVSGLISDNGARFGGILGVEVATPLSGLLTIYGAALFLLVFSLITATFAFDIHWKRVFKEVFSLSWLGSGIQRDAAAANEASELAEDNALTTDETSDQVHPTDTESPLFEQLKLKLPETADDEEADLLANSHSAYSRKSDPALTNVLDEFLVNSGLTESILALREQEAEEARSNSEKQNKADQQPIKANPVLKKQEPSFAWNDQNAINELLDEQALPVAVAVTSSVTATSNNVDNKASDVEATEETLDSVSTVHEAADDLETLEPETETFPSIAKTSVAIDTVEPETLADKPKIEPTSAAQQNNEPVDEDAYDNNEQPDVALEDNKVEEIELVDSELEDRETEQEATDVESDIEVDEVLDLTPTNTPPSNPKKPHEPSEAQNTETRVAPTIRFATPDGDASNHIEDMVPDIDDEEDDDISLPEIHDDAAFASSSRAMQTAKYREGLSPIPELSILDKPDPDRTPSYNQAELQQLSELLEIKLQEFNVKAEVVNAIPGPVVTRFEVDLAPGVKASKVTGISRDLARSLSMASLRVVEVIPGKPYIGIEVPNKKREMVRLVELLQTEDYKNPKAQISMAMGKDIGGKPVITDLARAPHMLVAGTTGSGKSVLVNAMLLSMLLKYTPSQLRLILIDPKQLELANYNDIPHLLTPVVTDMNEAASSLAWCVAEMERRYQLMSLLKVRKLSEFNKKVIAAEKAGRPMIDPLWRPNDSVSIDKAPKLKTLPMIVIVADEFADMIMQVGKQAEELITRLAQKSRAAGIHLMLATQRPSVDVITGLIKANIPVRAALRVNSKVDSRTILDAGGAEDMLGNGDMLFLGPGQIEPDRVHGAYVSDEEVNRVCDAWRERGAPDYIDNMANNFDLTSPSSSGAGNTSGEDDALYDEAVAFVLETRKVSASSIQRKFSIGYNRAARIVDSMEEAGLVSSMGKSGKRELLM from the coding sequence ATGATAACGGCACCTTTCATTCATACGCTTAAAAAAATTGTTTTTACTTTACTTGCCGTCCTGCTGTCCGCATTCTTGTTCGTTATCTTGGTTACTTATACCCCCAATGATCCAAGTTGGTCGCGTATCAGCAGTGATATGGGTCAGATTAGTAATATGGGCGGCGCAGTGGGCGCATGGCTATCAGACCTTTTATATACTTTTCTAGGCTGGCCAGCCTGGTGGTTAATGGCCTTTTTGGTTTATGAAGCGGTTTGTATGTGGTGGCATCGTGATCAAGCTTCTGGTCCTTTAAGAGCCATTGCCTATGTGTTTTTGCTACTGGCTAGCTGTGGTCTTTTAGCAGTCACACCGCAAGTGTCGGGTTTGATCTCTGATAATGGTGCCCGTTTTGGTGGTATTTTAGGGGTAGAAGTCGCCACGCCTTTGTCTGGGCTATTGACCATTTATGGGGCGGCTTTATTCTTACTAGTATTTAGCTTGATTACGGCGACATTTGCTTTTGATATTCATTGGAAGCGGGTGTTCAAAGAAGTCTTCAGCTTATCGTGGTTAGGCAGTGGCATACAACGCGATGCAGCAGCGGCCAATGAAGCGTCTGAATTAGCAGAGGATAACGCATTAACCACTGATGAAACCTCTGATCAAGTACATCCAACAGATACTGAGTCTCCTTTATTTGAACAGTTAAAATTAAAACTGCCTGAAACAGCGGATGATGAAGAGGCTGATTTGCTAGCCAATAGCCACTCAGCCTACAGTAGAAAGTCTGACCCAGCATTAACTAATGTATTAGATGAATTCCTAGTAAACTCAGGCCTTACTGAAAGTATCTTGGCGCTGCGTGAACAAGAGGCAGAAGAAGCGCGTAGCAATTCTGAAAAACAAAACAAAGCCGATCAGCAGCCTATAAAAGCAAACCCTGTTCTAAAAAAGCAGGAACCAAGTTTTGCTTGGAATGACCAAAATGCTATTAATGAGTTGCTAGATGAACAAGCTTTACCGGTTGCCGTTGCTGTGACTTCTAGTGTAACCGCTACCTCTAATAACGTAGACAATAAAGCCAGCGACGTGGAAGCTACCGAAGAGACCCTTGACTCAGTCAGTACAGTGCATGAAGCGGCAGACGATTTAGAAACATTAGAGCCAGAGACAGAGACTTTCCCTTCTATCGCTAAAACTTCTGTAGCTATAGACACAGTTGAACCTGAAACATTAGCAGATAAACCTAAAATAGAGCCAACCAGTGCTGCACAACAAAATAATGAGCCTGTTGATGAGGATGCTTATGACAATAATGAGCAACCTGACGTTGCGTTAGAAGACAATAAAGTAGAAGAGATTGAACTAGTCGATAGTGAACTCGAAGACCGTGAGACAGAACAAGAGGCGACTGACGTTGAGTCTGATATCGAAGTTGATGAGGTGTTGGATCTAACACCGACCAATACCCCACCTTCGAACCCAAAGAAACCTCATGAGCCGAGTGAGGCACAGAATACAGAAACTAGAGTCGCCCCGACTATTCGATTTGCAACGCCTGATGGTGATGCAAGTAACCATATTGAAGACATGGTGCCTGATATAGACGATGAAGAAGATGATGATATAAGTCTTCCTGAAATTCATGATGATGCGGCTTTTGCGTCTAGTAGTCGTGCCATGCAAACGGCTAAGTATCGTGAAGGTTTATCACCTATTCCTGAGCTGTCCATTTTGGATAAGCCAGACCCCGATCGTACGCCAAGCTATAATCAGGCTGAACTACAGCAGCTGTCTGAGTTATTAGAAATTAAACTGCAAGAATTTAATGTAAAAGCCGAAGTGGTTAACGCCATTCCTGGGCCTGTAGTCACGCGCTTTGAAGTGGATTTAGCACCTGGGGTAAAAGCCAGTAAAGTGACCGGTATTTCACGAGATTTGGCGCGTTCTTTATCTATGGCGTCATTGCGTGTGGTAGAGGTCATCCCCGGTAAGCCTTATATCGGTATTGAAGTGCCCAATAAAAAACGCGAAATGGTGCGTTTGGTTGAACTGCTGCAAACCGAAGATTATAAAAATCCCAAAGCTCAGATTAGTATGGCTATGGGTAAAGACATCGGTGGTAAGCCTGTCATTACTGACCTAGCACGTGCCCCTCATATGTTAGTAGCGGGTACCACCGGCTCGGGTAAGTCTGTATTGGTCAACGCCATGCTGTTATCTATGCTGCTTAAATACACGCCTTCACAATTAAGATTAATCTTGATTGATCCCAAACAGCTAGAATTAGCCAACTACAATGACATTCCTCATCTGTTAACCCCCGTGGTGACGGATATGAATGAAGCAGCCAGTAGCTTGGCATGGTGTGTGGCAGAAATGGAGCGCCGTTATCAGTTAATGAGCTTACTTAAAGTACGTAAGTTAAGTGAATTTAACAAAAAGGTAATCGCCGCTGAAAAAGCAGGCAGACCGATGATTGATCCATTATGGCGTCCTAATGACAGCGTCAGTATCGATAAAGCGCCTAAGCTTAAGACCCTACCAATGATTGTCATTGTCGCTGATGAGTTCGCAGACATGATTATGCAAGTCGGTAAACAAGCAGAAGAGCTGATTACCCGCTTGGCACAGAAGTCTCGTGCGGCTGGTATTCACTTAATGTTAGCGACGCAGCGTCCGTCTGTCGATGTTATTACCGGTCTAATTAAAGCCAACATTCCAGTACGTGCGGCATTACGGGTTAACTCTAAAGTAGACTCTCGCACTATCTTGGATGCTGGCGGGGCAGAGGACATGCTGGGTAACGGTGATATGCTGTTCTTAGGCCCAGGTCAAATTGAGCCTGATCGTGTGCATGGTGCGTATGTCAGTGATGAAGAGGTCAACCGAGTGTGTGATGCTTGGCGTGAGCGCGGTGCCCCTGATTACATTGATAATATGGCCAATAACTTCGATCTAACCAGTCCGAGCAGTAGTGGGGCAGGTAATACCTCAGGAGAGGACGATGCTCTTTATGATGAGGCGGTGGCTTTCGTTTTAGAAACACGTAAAGTCTCTGCGTCTAGTATCCAACGTAAATTTAGTATTGGTTACAACCGAGCTGCGCGTATTGTTGATTCTATGGAAGAGGCAGGACTGGTCAGCTCCATGGGTAAAAGTGGCAAGCGTGAACTACTGATGTAA
- the trxB gene encoding thioredoxin-disulfide reductase: MTQETSAPRHEKLIILGSGPAGYSAAVYAARANLKPVIISGMQVGGQLTTTTEVDNWPGDAHGLTGPDLMVRMKEHAERFGTEIINDHINSVTLTERPFKLEGNAGSYTCDALIIATGASAQYLGLESENKFKGLGVSACATCDGFFYKNQKVAVIGGGNTAVEEALYLSNIAKEVILVHRRDSLRSEKILQDKLFEKAKKGNVTIEWNHQVKEVVGDDMGVNGIVIESTKDGSTKHLDVMGMFVAIGHKPNTDMFDGQLDMKDGYIVVNSGIQGNATQTSIEGVFAAGDVADHVYRQAITSAGTGCMAALDAEKYLDSIGEADAKDHTYASTLTEDDQA; the protein is encoded by the coding sequence ATGACACAAGAGACCTCAGCACCTCGTCACGAAAAACTAATTATTCTAGGCTCAGGCCCTGCAGGATACTCAGCGGCTGTTTACGCTGCTCGTGCTAACTTAAAGCCAGTTATCATTTCAGGTATGCAAGTCGGCGGTCAGTTAACTACGACTACCGAAGTTGACAACTGGCCAGGTGATGCTCATGGTTTGACCGGTCCTGATTTAATGGTACGTATGAAAGAGCATGCCGAGCGTTTTGGTACTGAGATTATCAATGATCATATTAACTCAGTGACCTTGACCGAGCGTCCTTTCAAACTTGAAGGTAATGCTGGCAGCTACACCTGTGATGCGCTAATCATCGCTACCGGTGCTTCAGCTCAGTACTTAGGTCTTGAGTCAGAAAATAAATTTAAAGGTCTAGGCGTGTCTGCTTGTGCCACTTGTGATGGTTTCTTCTATAAGAACCAGAAAGTAGCGGTTATCGGTGGCGGCAACACTGCTGTCGAAGAAGCGTTGTACTTATCAAACATAGCCAAAGAAGTCATCTTAGTGCACCGCCGTGACAGCTTACGCTCTGAGAAAATCTTGCAAGACAAGCTGTTTGAAAAAGCCAAAAAAGGCAACGTCACTATCGAATGGAACCATCAAGTTAAAGAAGTGGTCGGTGATGACATGGGAGTTAACGGTATTGTTATCGAATCGACAAAAGATGGTAGCACCAAGCACTTAGATGTCATGGGTATGTTTGTGGCTATCGGTCACAAACCAAATACAGACATGTTCGATGGTCAATTAGATATGAAAGATGGTTATATCGTGGTCAATAGCGGTATCCAAGGCAATGCGACTCAAACCAGTATTGAGGGTGTATTTGCAGCGGGCGATGTGGCTGACCATGTTTATCGTCAGGCCATTACCTCAGCAGGTACTGGCTGTATGGCCGCACTGGATGCGGAAAAATACCTAGACTCAATCGGTGAGGCCGATGCGAAAGATCATACTTACGCCTCTACTTTAACCGAGGATGATCAGGCTTAA